The following proteins are encoded in a genomic region of Sander lucioperca isolate FBNREF2018 chromosome 23, SLUC_FBN_1.2, whole genome shotgun sequence:
- the LOC116056508 gene encoding cytochrome b5, which translates to MGEKDAKCADGVKYYRLSEIEEQNNFKSTWIIIHNKVYDVTKFLEEHPGGEEVLREQAGGDATESFEDVGHSSDAREMAQGMVIGELHPDDRDKFATHEETPVTTLKDEPSWWTNWLIPVLAAVIVTVMYRMYSEESDA; encoded by the exons ATGGGTGAAAAGGACGCAAAATGCGCAGATGGAGTCAAATATTACAGACTGTCAGAGATCGAGGAGCAGAACAATTTCAAATCAACGTGGATCATCATCCACAACAAAGTCTACGATGTCACTAAGTTTCTGGAAGAG CACCCCGGAGGGGAGGAGGTCCTGAGGGAGCAGGCGGGCGGAGACGCCACCGAGAGCTTCGAGGACGTGGGACACTCGAGCGACGCCAGAGAGATGGCGCAGGGCATGGTGATCGGAGAGCTGCACCCG gacgACAGAGACAAGTTTGCCACCCATGAG GAAACACCGGTGACCACTTTGAAGGATGAGCCCAG TTGGTGGACGAACTGGTTGATTCCCGTTCTGGCAGCGGTCATCGTCACGGTGATGTACCGCATGTACTCCGAAGAGAGCGACGCGTGA